One Thalassoglobus sp. JC818 genomic region harbors:
- a CDS encoding metal-sulfur cluster assembly factor — MADEVELLETLKQVIDPELMINIVDLGLIYDIAQEEGVVNVNMTLTSPACPAGPQIVQQSKMALEQLEDVEKAEIKLVMSPPWSPDRMTDDARDQLGIF, encoded by the coding sequence ATGGCAGACGAAGTAGAACTTCTGGAAACTCTGAAACAGGTGATCGACCCGGAATTGATGATTAACATTGTCGACCTCGGTTTGATCTACGACATCGCCCAGGAGGAAGGTGTCGTCAACGTAAATATGACTTTGACCAGCCCAGCTTGTCCCGCCGGGCCTCAAATTGTTCAGCAGTCAAAAATGGCTCTCGAACAATTGGAGGACGTCGAGAAAGCAGAGATCAAACTCGTCATGTCCCCCCCGTGGTCTCCTGATCGGATGACCGATGATGCTCGTGATCAGTTAGGAATTTTCTAG
- a CDS encoding LutB/LldF family L-lactate oxidation iron-sulfur protein: MATATSHPAKATEFVKNSERAAWHDRTLWFVRAKRDKAAESVPEWETLRERASQIKKYTMTNMAELLEQFERQAKANGIQVHWAKDAAEHNEIVLKLLQSHDVKKVVKSKSMLTEECHLNPFLERNDIEVVDTDLGEWIVQLREEPPSHIVMPAIHTKREEIGELFHEKIGTEKGATDPQYLTEAARQELRQRFLAADAGITGVNFAVAETGGIVVCTNEGNADLGTSLPKLHIACMGIEKVIPRQKDLAVFLRLLARSATGQPITTYSTHFHGPREPGCEMHIVLVDNGRSEILGSDDFRRSLNCIRCGACMNTCPVYRRSGGHSYSNTVPGPIGSILAPSQDAQTHSSLPYACSLCGSCSDVCPVKINLHEQLYTWRSKLVLKGLLPVSKKLPMQVAAGVLSRPWLYRLAGRFGRFALRYLPRFMIYNPLNDWGNQRELPVPPKQSFRQLYEQRKKKR, from the coding sequence ATGGCGACCGCAACTTCCCATCCAGCCAAGGCGACTGAGTTCGTCAAGAATTCTGAACGAGCAGCATGGCACGACCGCACCTTATGGTTTGTGCGTGCAAAACGTGACAAGGCTGCCGAGTCCGTCCCGGAATGGGAAACGCTTCGCGAACGTGCTTCGCAGATCAAAAAGTACACGATGACCAACATGGCCGAACTGCTGGAGCAGTTTGAGCGACAGGCAAAGGCCAACGGCATTCAGGTTCACTGGGCTAAAGACGCAGCTGAACACAACGAGATTGTTCTCAAGCTTCTTCAGTCGCACGACGTGAAGAAAGTCGTCAAAAGCAAATCGATGCTGACGGAGGAATGTCACCTCAATCCGTTTCTCGAACGCAACGATATCGAGGTCGTCGATACCGATCTCGGTGAGTGGATTGTTCAGCTTCGGGAAGAGCCCCCCAGTCATATTGTGATGCCCGCGATTCATACCAAGCGGGAAGAAATTGGGGAGTTGTTTCATGAGAAGATCGGAACTGAAAAAGGTGCCACCGATCCTCAATATCTCACAGAAGCAGCTCGTCAGGAATTGAGACAGCGCTTTCTGGCAGCTGACGCAGGGATCACCGGTGTCAATTTCGCTGTCGCAGAAACGGGCGGAATTGTCGTCTGCACGAATGAAGGCAACGCAGACTTGGGAACGTCACTTCCGAAGCTGCACATCGCTTGCATGGGTATCGAGAAAGTGATTCCTCGCCAGAAGGATCTCGCCGTCTTTCTGAGGCTGTTGGCGCGCTCAGCCACGGGCCAGCCGATCACAACGTACTCCACGCACTTTCATGGGCCGCGTGAACCAGGATGTGAAATGCACATCGTTCTCGTGGACAATGGTCGCAGCGAGATTCTCGGAAGCGATGACTTCCGCCGTTCGCTGAACTGCATTCGCTGCGGCGCGTGCATGAATACATGCCCCGTCTATCGACGAAGCGGAGGCCACAGCTACAGCAACACGGTGCCCGGTCCTATTGGTTCGATTCTCGCACCATCACAAGACGCCCAAACACACTCAAGCCTCCCGTATGCTTGTTCGCTGTGTGGTTCTTGCAGCGATGTCTGCCCGGTCAAAATCAATCTTCACGAGCAGTTGTATACGTGGCGAAGTAAGCTCGTGTTGAAAGGCTTGCTACCGGTCTCGAAGAAGCTGCCGATGCAGGTTGCTGCCGGTGTCTTATCTCGACCATGGTTGTATCGACTCGCCGGAAGGTTTGGTCGATTTGCCTTGCGTTACCTGCCTCGGTTCATGATCTATAACCCGCTCAACGATTGGGGCAATCAACGCGAGCTTCCCGTGCCTCCCAAGCAGAGCTTCCGACAGCTCTACGAGCAGCGCAAGAAGAAGCGGTAG
- a CDS encoding gamma-glutamyl-gamma-aminobutyrate hydrolase family protein codes for MNDKPIIAINADFRAAKSETFSFSWMHTGYYDSVSNSGGIPIMLPPMAEDDDLRRMLEQVDGLVLTGCKLDLDPIRLGFDPHPVTRAMPARREDFDRRLAKLAYEMKIPTLAIGSGMQVLNLICGGTLFQHVAEDVYRSLCHRDAVENCLRHVIEIVPGTKMDSIYGPGEIRVNSDHHMAIDQLASVFRASATAMDGVVEAYESTDDNWWCLGTQFHPESESASALDLQVFEAFIDGAKEQTATGVDILQFDQTRRVA; via the coding sequence ATGAACGACAAACCAATCATTGCAATCAATGCCGATTTCCGTGCCGCGAAAAGCGAGACGTTCTCTTTCTCATGGATGCACACTGGATACTACGATTCTGTCAGCAACAGCGGTGGCATTCCGATCATGTTGCCGCCCATGGCTGAAGATGATGACCTGCGTCGGATGCTGGAACAAGTTGATGGGCTTGTTCTGACCGGATGCAAACTTGACCTCGACCCGATTCGCCTTGGCTTTGATCCACACCCGGTCACACGAGCAATGCCTGCTCGTCGCGAAGACTTTGACCGCCGTCTGGCAAAGCTCGCATACGAAATGAAGATTCCTACACTTGCTATCGGATCGGGAATGCAAGTATTGAATCTGATCTGCGGAGGCACTCTCTTCCAACACGTCGCTGAAGATGTTTATCGTTCGTTGTGCCACCGAGATGCTGTCGAAAACTGCTTGCGACACGTGATCGAAATCGTTCCGGGAACGAAAATGGATTCGATCTACGGACCTGGTGAAATTCGCGTGAACAGTGATCATCACATGGCGATTGACCAACTGGCATCGGTCTTCCGTGCTTCAGCGACAGCGATGGATGGAGTCGTCGAAGCTTACGAATCAACTGATGACAACTGGTGGTGCCTCGGAACTCAGTTCCACCCGGAAAGTGAATCCGCGTCCGCTCTTGATCTGCAAGTCTTTGAAGCATTCATCGACGGTGCGAAAGAGCAGACCGCGACCGGCGTCGACATTCTTCAGTTCGACCAGACACGCCGCGTTGCTTGA
- a CDS encoding peptidylprolyl isomerase, producing the protein MKHNVIWLMAFFSTCCFLQSCVAEESSPPSKFEVTSPQSQSDQSADNESAPAESKDENVYKVKFETSKGDFVVEVHPDWAPKGAERFRELVEAKFYDDVRFFRVIDGFMAQFGISGDPAVMTKWRDSPIADDPNKQSNTRGRITYAMAGPNTRTSQLFINFGDNSFLDNQGFSPFGEVVEGMEVVDSLYAEYGEGAPSGRGPNQGRIQQEGNAYLNEKFPKLDYIKSATIVE; encoded by the coding sequence ATGAAACACAACGTAATCTGGCTGATGGCATTCTTCTCCACATGCTGTTTCCTGCAGTCCTGTGTCGCAGAAGAAAGCTCGCCGCCCAGCAAGTTTGAAGTGACCTCTCCACAATCACAGTCGGACCAGTCCGCGGACAACGAATCCGCACCGGCCGAATCAAAGGACGAAAACGTGTACAAGGTGAAATTTGAGACTTCCAAAGGGGATTTCGTTGTTGAAGTCCATCCTGACTGGGCTCCAAAAGGTGCAGAGCGATTTCGCGAATTGGTCGAAGCCAAGTTCTATGACGATGTCCGATTTTTCCGAGTCATCGATGGCTTCATGGCTCAGTTCGGAATCAGTGGTGATCCAGCCGTGATGACCAAATGGCGAGATTCTCCGATCGCAGATGATCCCAACAAGCAGTCCAACACTCGTGGCCGAATTACTTATGCCATGGCTGGCCCGAACACTCGAACATCGCAGCTGTTCATCAACTTCGGCGACAACTCATTCCTCGACAACCAGGGATTCTCTCCGTTTGGTGAAGTCGTGGAAGGGATGGAAGTCGTCGATTCGCTTTACGCCGAATACGGCGAAGGCGCACCGAGCGGACGTGGACCGAATCAGGGACGCATCCAGCAGGAAGGGAATGCTTATCTCAACGAGAAGTTCCCGAAGCTGGACTACATCAAGTCGGCGACAATCGTCGAGTAA